In Bacillus sp. KH172YL63, one genomic interval encodes:
- the trpC gene encoding indole-3-glycerol phosphate synthase TrpC, protein MSTILDTIIEKKKEEVNTLKQHGFEAYHLKGNASGSLYESLRSATSLQVIAEMKRASPSKGDIRTDVDPVAQARMYEKAGACAVSVLTDTPFFKGKMEDLAYVRREVSIPILCKDFIIDEIQIDRASDAGANVILLIVAALSSHRLKELYQYATSRGLEVLVEVHDEEEMKEALNVGASIIGINNRNLKTFEVDLGITEKLGAMIQGRDVVLISESGIKNPEDCQQAINAGASGVLVGETLMRSENTAETLASLQVRKDVTR, encoded by the coding sequence TTGTCTACGATATTAGATACAATCATCGAAAAAAAGAAAGAAGAAGTGAACACATTAAAACAACACGGATTTGAAGCCTATCATTTGAAAGGAAACGCATCCGGTTCATTATATGAATCTTTACGATCGGCTACATCACTGCAGGTGATCGCTGAAATGAAACGGGCGTCACCATCGAAAGGGGATATCCGTACAGACGTCGACCCGGTGGCACAAGCTCGTATGTATGAGAAAGCAGGAGCATGCGCTGTTTCTGTCCTGACCGATACACCTTTTTTCAAGGGGAAGATGGAGGATCTTGCATACGTACGGCGTGAGGTATCGATACCGATTCTTTGTAAAGACTTTATCATCGATGAAATCCAGATTGATCGTGCCTCTGATGCAGGAGCGAATGTCATCCTGTTAATCGTAGCGGCATTATCATCACATAGATTGAAAGAATTATATCAATATGCGACGTCACGGGGACTCGAAGTGCTGGTGGAGGTTCATGATGAAGAAGAAATGAAGGAAGCATTAAACGTCGGGGCGTCGATCATCGGGATCAATAACCGGAACCTGAAAACCTTTGAGGTGGATCTTGGGATTACTGAAAAACTCGGAGCTATGATCCAGGGGCGGGACGTTGTCCTGATCAGTGAAAGTGGAATCAAAAATCCGGAAGACTGCCAGCAGGCAATCAATGCAGGAGCAAGCGGCGTGCTTGTAGGGGAGACATTGATGAGAAGTGAAAACACTGCAGAAACCCTTGCATCCCTGCAGGTAAGAAAAGACGTGACACGATGA
- the trpD gene encoding anthranilate phosphoribosyltransferase — MKTYLQALSEGRSLEREEMRRAVQALFLDETTESQIACFLTLLKTKGETVEEMTALVEVLRENALPIKSTVAGVLDNCGTGGDGSQSFNISTTSAFVLAGAGVKVAKHGNRSISSKTGSADVLEHLGVSLDFGAEEVGNLLEETNIAFLYAPHVHAGLKKIMKVRRELKIPTIFNLIGPLTNPVKLETQLVGVYKRDKLETMAQVLHELGRKRAIVLNGANYMDEASLAGENHLVLLDNGHISSFTLSGEDVGLPAYPMEDIRGGEARENAGILKDVLKGKEGAHTDTVLFNAGIALFAHGKASTIAEGVKLARESIKSGSAAAALDALVNYSQQRRKQVI; from the coding sequence GTGAAAACCTATCTGCAAGCATTATCTGAAGGGCGTTCGCTGGAGAGAGAAGAGATGAGAAGAGCCGTTCAGGCATTATTCCTGGATGAAACAACAGAAAGTCAGATCGCCTGTTTCCTGACGTTATTAAAAACAAAAGGTGAAACCGTTGAGGAAATGACGGCCCTTGTAGAAGTGTTGAGGGAGAATGCACTTCCGATCAAAAGCACAGTCGCTGGTGTACTCGATAACTGCGGGACCGGCGGAGACGGCTCTCAGAGCTTCAACATCAGTACGACAAGCGCATTCGTCCTCGCCGGGGCAGGGGTGAAAGTCGCGAAGCATGGAAATAGAAGCATCTCCAGTAAAACTGGTAGTGCAGATGTGTTGGAGCATCTGGGCGTTTCCCTGGATTTCGGGGCGGAGGAAGTGGGAAATCTCCTCGAAGAAACCAATATCGCCTTTTTATATGCACCCCACGTTCACGCGGGTCTGAAGAAAATCATGAAAGTTCGAAGGGAATTGAAGATCCCGACCATCTTTAATCTGATCGGACCACTAACGAACCCTGTGAAATTGGAAACCCAGCTCGTCGGTGTCTATAAACGGGATAAATTAGAAACGATGGCACAAGTGCTTCATGAACTGGGAAGAAAGCGGGCAATCGTGCTGAACGGGGCCAACTACATGGATGAAGCTTCCCTCGCCGGTGAAAATCATCTTGTTCTCTTGGATAATGGACACATCTCTTCTTTCACCTTATCAGGCGAGGACGTCGGTCTGCCAGCTTACCCGATGGAAGATATCCGGGGTGGAGAGGCACGGGAAAACGCCGGCATTTTGAAAGATGTGCTTAAGGGGAAGGAAGGTGCCCACACCGATACGGTCCTGTTCAATGCAGGCATTGCATTATTCGCACACGGAAAAGCATCCACCATTGCAGAAGGTGTAAAGCTTGCCAGGGAAAGCATCAAGAGCGGCTCTGCTGCTGCTGCACTGGATGCACTTGTGAATTACAGCCAACAAAGACGAAAGCAGGTGATCTGA
- a CDS encoding anthranilate synthase component II has translation MILLIDNYDSFTYNLYQYIEELGEEVTVRRNDAISLEEVKEMNPSAIILSPGPGKPENAGICTSIIQNLHASVPILGVCLGHQAIGAAFGATIEIAGNVMHGKTSLIKHDGNGVFQYLSQPLEVMRYHSLVIKKGTLPPPLEAVAHSMDDGEIMALKHMKFPLFGVQFHPESIGTVTGKKIIQNFLAETRKGNIRENLSASII, from the coding sequence ATGATTTTACTCATAGATAACTATGATTCTTTTACGTATAACTTGTATCAATATATCGAAGAACTCGGGGAAGAGGTCACCGTCCGTCGGAATGATGCGATTTCACTGGAGGAAGTGAAGGAAATGAATCCTTCAGCGATCATCCTTTCACCGGGGCCAGGTAAACCGGAAAATGCGGGTATTTGCACTTCTATTATCCAGAATCTTCACGCTAGTGTGCCGATTCTCGGCGTATGTTTGGGTCATCAGGCGATCGGGGCAGCTTTTGGGGCAACGATTGAAATTGCCGGGAACGTCATGCACGGGAAAACATCCCTCATTAAGCACGACGGCAACGGAGTCTTTCAATACCTTTCCCAACCCCTTGAAGTGATGAGGTATCACTCACTGGTGATCAAGAAAGGAACGCTGCCGCCGCCTTTAGAGGCAGTTGCCCATTCAATGGATGACGGAGAAATCATGGCTTTGAAACATATGAAGTTTCCCCTATTCGGGGTCCAATTTCATCCTGAATCAATCGGGACGGTAACAGGGAAGAAAATCATTCAAAACTTTTTAGCCGAGACGAGAAAGGGGAATATCCGTGAAAACCTATCTGCAAGCATTATCTGA
- the trpE gene encoding anthranilate synthase component I, with product MKQMKLNYIVKEMNGDMYTPISLYQSLKGKKKFLLESSLKHEQSGRYSFVGSDPFLECRAYGNTVQFKKTSSGQVEEQVGNPIDMIQNLIPKEQMHDAPFPFAGGGIGYLGYDVIRQYEDIGRTPHDELEMPDIHLMFYEKVIVFDHLEHKVFIVVMDDWTGEGCGDLEERVLEIEAELTDVYLHTHKEKLEKLSFDQQTTKHQFMEKVERAKQSIKEGEIFQVVLSQRLQASFTGDPFSFYRSLRKSNPSPYMFFIDFEDYIVLGASPESLLKVQGDEITTNPIAGTRPRGKTAAEDRELENELLADEKEIAEHRMLVDLGRNDLGRICEIGSIYLSKYLTIERYKYVMHIVSEVKGKLKEEVTPLEALTSCLPAGTVSGAPKIRAMQIINELESVKRGVYSGAVGYIGVNGNLDFALAIRTMVLKDGVANVQAGAGIVYDSNPESEYEETLNKAKSLLEVRG from the coding sequence ATGAAACAGATGAAATTGAACTATATTGTGAAAGAAATGAATGGGGATATGTATACGCCAATATCTCTTTATCAGTCATTGAAGGGAAAGAAGAAATTCCTTCTTGAGAGCTCACTGAAACATGAACAATCAGGCCGGTATTCCTTTGTAGGAAGCGATCCTTTTCTAGAATGCAGGGCTTACGGAAATACCGTGCAGTTCAAAAAGACTTCTTCAGGCCAAGTTGAAGAGCAGGTGGGGAATCCGATCGACATGATTCAAAACCTGATCCCGAAAGAACAAATGCACGATGCCCCGTTTCCATTTGCAGGAGGGGGAATCGGATATCTTGGATATGATGTGATCAGGCAATATGAGGATATAGGCAGGACGCCTCATGATGAATTGGAAATGCCGGATATTCATCTGATGTTTTATGAAAAGGTGATCGTCTTCGATCATTTGGAACATAAAGTATTTATCGTCGTCATGGACGATTGGACCGGTGAGGGTTGCGGCGATCTTGAAGAAAGAGTGTTGGAAATCGAGGCAGAATTGACAGATGTCTATCTGCACACTCATAAAGAGAAGCTGGAGAAACTTTCATTTGACCAGCAGACAACGAAACATCAGTTCATGGAAAAGGTGGAAAGGGCGAAGCAATCCATTAAAGAAGGTGAAATCTTCCAAGTGGTTCTCTCTCAAAGATTGCAGGCGTCCTTTACAGGAGATCCGTTTTCCTTTTATCGGAGCTTACGTAAATCCAACCCATCTCCCTATATGTTCTTCATCGATTTTGAAGACTATATTGTTTTGGGAGCTTCCCCGGAAAGTTTGCTGAAAGTCCAGGGCGACGAGATTACGACGAACCCGATTGCAGGAACGAGACCGAGGGGGAAAACGGCAGCGGAAGATCGCGAGCTTGAGAATGAATTGCTCGCTGATGAGAAGGAGATCGCCGAACACCGGATGCTCGTTGACTTAGGGAGAAATGACCTTGGCAGGATCTGTGAGATCGGCTCCATTTATTTATCAAAGTACTTAACCATCGAGAGGTATAAATACGTCATGCACATCGTGTCTGAGGTAAAAGGAAAGCTGAAGGAAGAAGTCACCCCCCTTGAAGCATTAACAAGCTGTCTGCCGGCAGGGACGGTCAGCGGCGCGCCGAAGATCAGGGCGATGCAGATCATCAATGAGCTGGAGAGCGTAAAGCGGGGCGTTTATTCCGGTGCTGTAGGATATATCGGGGTAAATGGCAATCTCGATTTCGCACTGGCGATCAGGACGATGGTCTTAAAGGACGGAGTGGCCAATGTCCAGGCAGGAGCAGGGATTGTATATGATTCCAACCCTGAAAGTGAGTATGAAGAAACATTGAATAAAGCAAAATCTTTATTGGAGGTAAGAGGATGA
- a CDS encoding GNAT family N-acetyltransferase — translation MYILKQYRDVHEFHAAVHGKLMEQEAANNLPLGLLNTILTSDKYKERLLLSVQDVRGDVVGTFIMTPPHYLVSTLQVKKEDIQEIITELHRFCENEGIVFPGFLGEKETTLQLADCWCKLTGSSYDVKMNQRVYKLEEVNDIPMSDGKMVSAGKGHEALLARWIMDFVDRTGGLPLSQEEALDRARDMIENEKYVCLWEVDGRPVSMARGARKTENGITVNFVYTPPEYRKKGYASSVVADLSRLLLKEHSFCTLYTDLENPTSNKIYMEIGYKPVCDSMMLALKEK, via the coding sequence ATGTATATATTAAAACAATATAGGGATGTTCATGAATTTCATGCAGCAGTACATGGGAAACTGATGGAACAGGAAGCCGCAAATAATTTGCCATTGGGCTTGCTGAATACAATCTTAACAAGCGATAAATATAAGGAAAGACTGTTGCTTTCAGTTCAGGATGTGAGAGGCGACGTGGTCGGTACGTTCATCATGACGCCTCCCCATTATCTTGTGAGTACACTTCAGGTGAAAAAAGAGGACATTCAGGAAATTATTACAGAGTTACATCGATTTTGTGAAAATGAAGGCATTGTTTTTCCCGGCTTCCTCGGTGAAAAGGAGACGACCCTTCAACTTGCCGATTGCTGGTGCAAACTCACCGGCAGCAGCTATGATGTGAAAATGAATCAGCGTGTATATAAGCTCGAGGAAGTAAATGATATCCCGATGAGTGACGGGAAGATGGTCTCTGCCGGGAAAGGGCACGAAGCCCTCCTTGCCCGTTGGATCATGGATTTTGTTGACAGGACGGGGGGTTTGCCCCTTTCTCAGGAAGAGGCTCTTGATAGAGCACGGGATATGATTGAGAATGAAAAGTATGTATGTTTATGGGAAGTGGACGGCAGGCCTGTTTCGATGGCACGGGGAGCGAGGAAGACCGAGAACGGCATTACAGTTAATTTTGTCTATACCCCTCCTGAATACAGGAAAAAAGGGTATGCATCATCAGTCGTGGCTGATCTGAGCCGTCTTTTGTTGAAGGAGCATTCCTTCTGCACGCTCTATACCGACCTTGAAAACCCAACATCGAATAAAATCTACATGGAGATCGGCTATAAACCGGTTTGTGATTCTATGATGCTTGCCTTGAAAGAAAAATGA
- the panF gene encoding sodium/pantothenate symporter yields MNNTALIPLFLFLIFIFIVGIYTARNVRKSDSFVQEYFLGSRQLGGFILAMTMIATYGSASSFIGGPGAAYTYGLSWVLLAMSQVVTGYFVLLILGKKFAIMSRKYKAVTLIDYLQGRYRSNKITILSAVSIIIFLFSAMIAQWVGGARLIESLTGLSYETALFLFAVSVLVYVVIGGFRAVAITDAVQGVVMLGGTIILLIATIIAGGGMEKIMIELQAENPNLVSPYGPNGELSARYISSFWILVGVGVVGLPQVAVRAMSYKNSRSLHRALIIGTIVVGSIMLGMHLIGVLARVVVPGIEVADKVMPLLALEVLPPWLAGLVLAAPMAAIMSTVDSLLLIVSSAIVKDVYMNFINQDAEEKQIKTISFWVTSITGALVFLMALSPPELIIWLNLFSFGGLEAVFIWPIVLGLYWEKGNRYGALSSMLSGLIAYILFHSFAPNYLDMHTVVFPIMISFFMYIFVSLLTQKRTGI; encoded by the coding sequence GTGAATAATACGGCATTGATCCCATTATTTCTTTTCTTAATTTTTATTTTTATTGTCGGGATATATACAGCAAGAAATGTAAGGAAATCAGATTCATTTGTTCAGGAATATTTCTTGGGAAGCCGCCAATTGGGGGGCTTTATTCTGGCCATGACGATGATTGCGACGTACGGGAGTGCGAGCAGCTTCATCGGAGGTCCCGGTGCTGCATATACATATGGACTTTCCTGGGTGCTCTTAGCCATGAGTCAGGTGGTTACAGGGTACTTCGTTCTGCTCATACTCGGTAAAAAGTTTGCCATCATGTCTAGAAAGTACAAAGCCGTCACACTGATCGACTACCTACAGGGTCGATATCGCAGCAATAAAATCACCATTTTGTCTGCCGTCAGCATCATCATTTTCCTGTTTTCAGCGATGATCGCACAGTGGGTAGGGGGTGCGAGGCTGATTGAGTCTTTGACAGGCCTCAGCTATGAGACGGCCCTGTTCCTATTTGCCGTATCGGTCCTTGTGTATGTTGTGATAGGTGGATTCCGCGCGGTGGCGATTACCGATGCGGTTCAGGGGGTAGTGATGCTCGGTGGGACGATCATCCTCCTGATCGCCACAATCATCGCAGGCGGCGGCATGGAGAAGATCATGATCGAACTGCAGGCGGAAAATCCCAATTTGGTCAGCCCCTATGGTCCGAACGGTGAATTGAGCGCAAGATATATTTCATCTTTTTGGATATTGGTTGGCGTTGGGGTCGTTGGACTTCCACAGGTGGCAGTGCGGGCAATGAGCTATAAAAACTCAAGGTCGCTTCACAGAGCTTTGATTATCGGCACGATCGTGGTCGGTTCAATCATGCTTGGCATGCATTTGATCGGCGTGCTTGCAAGAGTGGTTGTACCTGGAATAGAAGTCGCCGACAAAGTCATGCCGCTTCTTGCATTAGAGGTGCTTCCACCATGGCTTGCCGGCCTGGTGCTTGCTGCACCGATGGCAGCGATTATGTCGACAGTGGATTCACTGCTCCTGATCGTATCATCTGCCATCGTAAAAGACGTGTATATGAACTTCATCAATCAAGATGCAGAGGAAAAACAAATCAAAACCATCAGTTTCTGGGTGACAAGCATAACCGGTGCCCTTGTCTTTCTGATGGCGTTGAGTCCGCCTGAATTGATTATCTGGCTGAATTTATTTTCCTTCGGGGGTCTTGAGGCTGTCTTCATATGGCCGATCGTATTGGGGTTATATTGGGAAAAGGGGAACAGATATGGGGCGCTATCCTCCATGTTATCCGGATTGATCGCTTATATATTATTCCACAGCTTCGCCCCGAACTACCTGGATATGCATACGGTCGTGTTCCCGATCATGATTTCTTTCTTTATGTATATCTTTGTCTCTCTGCTCACCCAAAAGAGAACGGGCATATAG
- a CDS encoding YhdT family protein: MNHQDDRRFRIANHEALIGIALVLINFLWWYGFAFGLGGRSVSDYDWILGMPAWFFYSCIIGFIVMVLLVIFVVKFLLTDIPFDEGEDESE, encoded by the coding sequence TTGAATCATCAAGACGATAGACGGTTTCGGATTGCCAATCATGAAGCTTTAATCGGAATTGCACTCGTTCTCATCAATTTTTTATGGTGGTATGGATTTGCCTTCGGATTGGGAGGGCGGTCGGTTTCAGACTACGACTGGATCCTCGGGATGCCTGCATGGTTTTTTTACAGCTGTATCATAGGGTTTATTGTGATGGTATTGTTGGTGATCTTCGTGGTTAAGTTCCTCCTTACTGATATCCCGTTTGATGAGGGGGAGGATGAAAGTGAATAA
- a CDS encoding phosphatase PAP2 family protein → MLEEKHIKQGAFVAISLLCLSVFTWGFVTIVEEWKENEIAQFDNGVFDVVRGTISPKLTSFMTSITFLGGVQGITLLACIVVIILLFMRKFPLALFVGVTILTGAGFNWLLKWIFKRERPDIEALIEQGGYSFPSGHSMSSFIFYGSLAFIMFRAFDRKRNKWASVVAVILLVLLIGLSRVYLGVHYPSDILGGFTAGGAWLTLCITIYMYFYKRKRWREEE, encoded by the coding sequence GTGTTGGAGGAGAAACATATCAAGCAAGGGGCATTTGTAGCCATATCCCTGTTATGCCTGAGTGTATTTACATGGGGATTCGTAACGATAGTAGAAGAATGGAAAGAAAATGAAATCGCTCAGTTTGATAATGGGGTCTTTGATGTCGTCAGAGGGACGATTTCACCGAAGCTCACCTCATTCATGACCTCGATCACATTCCTTGGAGGGGTTCAGGGGATTACACTGCTCGCTTGCATCGTCGTCATCATCCTGCTGTTCATGAGGAAATTTCCCCTGGCACTTTTTGTGGGCGTCACCATTTTGACAGGTGCAGGTTTTAATTGGCTGTTAAAATGGATCTTCAAACGGGAACGACCAGACATTGAAGCGTTGATTGAACAAGGGGGATACAGCTTTCCGAGCGGACACTCCATGAGCTCGTTCATCTTTTACGGTTCACTCGCATTCATCATGTTCCGGGCGTTTGACAGAAAACGAAATAAATGGGCGAGCGTAGTGGCGGTCATCTTGCTGGTCCTGTTGATCGGCCTCAGCCGTGTGTACCTTGGTGTCCACTACCCGAGTGATATTCTTGGCGGCTTTACAGCAGGCGGGGCATGGCTCACGTTATGCATTACCATTTACATGTATTTCTACAAGCGGAAGCGCTGGAGGGAAGAAGAATAG
- the ku gene encoding non-homologous end joining protein Ku has translation MHTIWKGSISFGLVNIPIKLHSATEDRDIKLRSLHKKCHTPIKYEKVCPACEKELALEDIVKGYEVAKGKFVVLDEEELKEIKDADGEKAVEIVDFIKMEEIDPIFYDRSYFISPNDGGKKAYSLLRKALQESGKVGIAKITMRSKEQLSIVRVYEQTLVMETIHYPDEVRGTGDVPNVPEEDDISKKELDTAKMLIEQLTTEFEPENYKDHYRERLSQLIESKQTGEKVVISKEKEPKENVTDLMAALQASIDSSKPKKAKKQTKKKTASKKKAQ, from the coding sequence ATGCATACAATTTGGAAAGGCTCGATCAGTTTCGGACTGGTAAACATTCCGATCAAGCTCCACTCTGCCACAGAAGATCGGGACATTAAGCTTCGATCTCTTCACAAGAAGTGTCATACACCGATTAAATACGAGAAAGTCTGTCCGGCTTGTGAAAAAGAGCTGGCTCTCGAAGATATCGTAAAAGGATATGAAGTGGCTAAAGGAAAGTTCGTCGTATTGGATGAAGAAGAGCTGAAGGAAATCAAGGATGCCGACGGTGAAAAAGCGGTCGAAATCGTAGACTTTATCAAAATGGAGGAAATCGATCCGATTTTCTATGATAGAAGTTACTTCATTTCTCCGAACGATGGGGGAAAGAAGGCGTATTCCCTTTTAAGGAAGGCTCTTCAGGAATCTGGAAAAGTTGGGATTGCCAAAATCACCATGCGGTCCAAAGAGCAGCTGTCGATCGTGCGTGTGTATGAGCAGACGCTCGTCATGGAAACGATCCATTATCCCGATGAAGTGAGAGGCACCGGGGATGTACCAAACGTGCCTGAAGAAGATGATATCAGTAAAAAGGAACTGGATACAGCCAAGATGCTCATTGAACAGCTGACGACCGAATTCGAGCCTGAAAACTATAAGGATCATTACCGGGAGCGGTTAAGTCAATTGATTGAATCCAAGCAGACCGGTGAGAAGGTCGTCATCTCGAAAGAAAAAGAGCCGAAAGAAAATGTGACCGATTTAATGGCTGCACTGCAAGCCTCAATCGATTCATCGAAGCCGAAGAAAGCAAAAAAACAAACAAAAAAGAAGACGGCTTCAAAGAAAAAAGCGCAATAA
- a CDS encoding DNA ligase D: MKPMLPTLYDELPTEDGWYYEVKYDGFRGILSVLSPQHIRLQSRNDKELLPLFPEIEQQVLSLLEENNISLPFILDGEIVILRSPHSSEFSELQVRGRMRNEQRIKEASERRPAAFLAFDLLQWGDTVVSGLNYQKRKEKLKELFTRMKCPLEPAPWQSEVLQMVPAFKDHRHLFEVVQAEEGEGIVAKKNQSKWEEGKRSTNWIKYKNWKTCRCFITSFDENNNYFFIAVYDRDNIVSIGSFHFGLSPEEKRILKESIRKNSSSKKHSQYFIEPSITVELKYLHMYEGQLREPHFNQFLFNTSPDTCTMGQFQLDEASLPPGVDITHPDKDLYRDVSFTKLDYIRYLRKMSVVILPLIKERPLTCIRYPHGVFGESFYQKNTSDYAPSFVTTSNVDGIDYILCNNLQTLLWLGNQLALELHVPFQKYKEGTVSEIVFDLDPPDRKQFSLAVKAAKVLKGLFDQLNLHSFVKTSGNKGLQVYIPIPAGYSWDDTSRFTEFIARYLVSNFPDDFTIERLKKNRKGRLYVDYIQHGEGKTIIAPYSLRGNDDGLVATPLFWHEVNDTLHPERFTPEVVLRRFQQWGCPFRHFESVKGRQPFDKVMKFLKEEG, translated from the coding sequence ATGAAGCCCATGCTCCCTACTTTATATGACGAACTGCCGACTGAAGATGGCTGGTATTATGAGGTCAAATATGATGGATTCAGGGGAATACTTTCCGTGCTCTCACCTCAACATATCCGTTTGCAAAGCCGGAATGATAAAGAGCTATTGCCCCTCTTCCCGGAAATCGAACAGCAGGTCCTGTCACTGCTCGAAGAAAACAACATCTCCCTCCCTTTCATCCTTGATGGGGAAATCGTCATTTTACGCTCCCCCCACAGCAGTGAATTTTCCGAGCTGCAGGTGCGGGGTCGGATGAGGAATGAACAACGTATCAAAGAAGCATCTGAAAGAAGGCCCGCTGCATTTCTTGCCTTCGATTTACTGCAGTGGGGGGATACGGTCGTCAGCGGGTTGAATTATCAAAAAAGAAAAGAAAAATTAAAAGAACTGTTCACGCGTATGAAATGTCCTTTAGAACCTGCACCATGGCAGTCGGAAGTCCTCCAGATGGTCCCCGCCTTCAAGGACCATCGTCATTTATTTGAGGTTGTCCAAGCAGAAGAAGGAGAAGGCATCGTGGCGAAGAAAAACCAAAGCAAATGGGAAGAAGGAAAACGCAGCACGAATTGGATCAAGTATAAAAACTGGAAAACATGCCGTTGCTTCATTACTTCCTTCGATGAAAACAACAACTACTTTTTCATCGCCGTTTATGACAGGGACAACATTGTTTCAATTGGATCGTTCCATTTCGGGCTATCACCAGAAGAAAAGCGGATATTAAAAGAATCCATTCGTAAAAACAGCTCCAGTAAAAAGCACTCCCAATATTTCATTGAACCTTCGATCACTGTGGAATTGAAGTACTTGCATATGTATGAAGGGCAGCTCAGGGAGCCCCATTTCAATCAGTTCTTGTTCAACACTTCCCCTGATACGTGTACGATGGGGCAGTTTCAGCTGGATGAAGCGTCCCTCCCTCCGGGCGTTGACATCACCCATCCTGATAAGGACCTGTATCGGGACGTTTCTTTCACGAAGCTTGATTACATCCGATATTTAAGGAAGATGTCGGTGGTCATCCTTCCATTGATCAAAGAGCGGCCTTTGACTTGCATACGCTATCCCCATGGAGTTTTCGGGGAATCCTTTTACCAGAAAAACACGTCGGACTATGCCCCCTCATTTGTCACTACCAGCAATGTGGACGGCATTGATTATATATTGTGCAATAATCTTCAAACGCTGTTATGGCTCGGAAACCAGTTGGCTTTGGAACTCCATGTACCTTTTCAGAAATACAAAGAAGGGACCGTCAGCGAGATCGTCTTTGACCTGGATCCGCCAGACAGGAAGCAGTTTTCCCTCGCAGTAAAGGCAGCAAAGGTCCTGAAAGGTTTATTTGATCAGTTGAACCTGCACAGCTTTGTCAAAACGTCAGGTAACAAAGGGCTTCAAGTATATATTCCGATCCCTGCCGGTTACAGCTGGGACGATACGTCACGTTTCACTGAATTCATTGCCCGCTATCTTGTATCCAATTTCCCCGATGATTTCACGATTGAGCGGTTAAAGAAAAACAGAAAAGGAAGATTATATGTTGATTATATTCAACACGGAGAAGGAAAGACCATCATTGCCCCTTATTCCTTAAGGGGCAATGATGATGG